In Paraflavitalea devenefica, the following are encoded in one genomic region:
- a CDS encoding DNA cytosine methyltransferase, giving the protein MYVPTAKGYFSGCGGMEIGIMQAGVKVIQSLDLDIEATNCMKLNPHYFSHAVLTADIKDKTVLEQPPTDIIVGTYPCTKYSTIADIHGTRTGDDLFLHFFRHIAIEKPEMYVVENVPGMKKFKVVMEAMTKLPDYYVQVFCPVDAANWLPQRRKRLILFGTRKPFNISAPNSIRNKPRLKDILEKDPVVEMPDYVISRIKGKYRDKPIIVDPEQPGALAPTCVAHYAKDLGTRLVKDRKAKYGLRPFSIREYARLQGFPDDFAFENKRSAYKLIGNAVPVQMGKWVGDVAMRYFN; this is encoded by the coding sequence ATGTATGTGCCAACAGCTAAAGGTTACTTCTCCGGATGCGGAGGTATGGAAATAGGTATCATGCAGGCTGGGGTAAAAGTGATCCAATCCCTCGATCTTGATATAGAAGCCACTAACTGCATGAAGCTAAATCCACATTATTTTTCTCATGCCGTACTTACAGCAGATATAAAGGATAAAACAGTATTGGAACAGCCGCCAACCGACATTATTGTGGGCACCTATCCATGTACAAAGTATTCCACCATTGCAGATATTCATGGTACTCGTACGGGCGATGATCTGTTTTTGCATTTCTTTCGTCACATTGCTATTGAGAAACCGGAAATGTATGTGGTAGAAAACGTACCCGGAATGAAGAAGTTTAAAGTGGTGATGGAGGCCATGACCAAGTTGCCCGATTATTATGTACAAGTTTTTTGCCCAGTGGATGCAGCTAACTGGCTACCGCAACGGAGAAAAAGACTTATACTCTTCGGCACAAGAAAGCCATTTAATATCAGTGCTCCCAATAGCATCAGAAATAAGCCACGCTTAAAGGATATATTAGAAAAAGACCCAGTGGTGGAAATGCCAGACTATGTAATAAGCCGTATCAAAGGAAAGTATAGGGATAAACCAATAATTGTAGATCCTGAACAGCCGGGTGCTTTGGCGCCTACCTGTGTAGCTCATTATGCAAAGGATTTGGGTACAAGGCTGGTGAAAGACCGGAAAGCTAAATATGGCTTACGCCCCTTCTCAATCCGCGAATACGCCCGGCTGCAAGGCTTTCCAGATGATTTTGCTTTTGAGAATAAAAGGAGTGCCTATAAACTTATCGGTAATGCAGTGCCAGTACAAATGGGCAAGTGGGTGGGAGATGTGGCGATGAGGTATTTTAATTGA
- a CDS encoding phosphoadenosine phosphosulfate reductase family protein: MNKKVRHVLGISGGKDSAALAIYLHNLYPELDIEYYFCDTGKELAETYTLVDNLENYLGKTINRLKAAAKSSQEPFDHFYNLFGGYLPSSNARWCTKYLKLDPFETFVGDAPVVSYVGIRGDEDREGYISRKPNIQSIFPFRRNIWSEDVISKVIKNDNIATLSEIYSFYFPKDKIRRCLEIINEPLSLKFNQEQKLDLLLGQNITFFNQAVHEFLKTTNYPLANTPHFPLLENEDVLVRDDIFRILRESGVGVPNYYEKIVFKHNGKIGEYARSRSGCYFCFFQQKIEWVWLYEQHPERFKLAMQYENEKEGFTWNQNESLSDLIQPERIDIIKEEYLNKPKTKTKSPYLLDILDDTESEGCAACFI; this comes from the coding sequence ATGAATAAGAAGGTTAGACACGTATTAGGGATATCTGGAGGAAAGGATAGCGCTGCGTTAGCTATCTATTTACATAATCTTTACCCAGAACTTGATATTGAATATTATTTCTGTGATACTGGGAAAGAATTGGCAGAAACTTATACACTTGTAGATAATTTAGAAAATTATTTAGGCAAAACAATTAATAGATTAAAAGCTGCAGCCAAGAGCAGCCAGGAGCCATTTGATCACTTTTACAATTTATTCGGCGGATATCTCCCTTCTTCTAATGCCCGCTGGTGTACAAAGTATCTCAAATTGGATCCTTTCGAAACTTTTGTTGGCGATGCGCCTGTAGTTTCCTACGTAGGAATAAGAGGAGATGAAGACAGAGAAGGTTATATTTCCCGAAAGCCGAATATTCAATCCATTTTTCCTTTCAGGAGAAACATATGGAGTGAAGATGTTATAAGCAAAGTAATAAAGAATGACAATATTGCTACGCTTAGTGAGATATATAGTTTCTACTTCCCAAAAGATAAAATAAGAAGATGTCTTGAAATTATCAACGAACCCCTTTCGCTTAAATTCAATCAAGAACAGAAACTCGATTTGCTATTAGGCCAAAATATTACATTCTTTAATCAGGCTGTTCATGAGTTTTTAAAGACAACTAATTACCCATTAGCCAACACCCCGCATTTTCCCCTTTTAGAGAATGAGGATGTGTTAGTAAGAGATGATATTTTCAGAATCTTACGAGAAAGCGGCGTAGGCGTCCCCAATTACTATGAGAAAATAGTTTTTAAGCATAACGGTAAGATTGGTGAATATGCTCGTAGCCGCTCTGGCTGTTATTTTTGTTTTTTTCAACAAAAAATTGAATGGGTATGGCTTTACGAGCAACATCCTGAACGATTTAAACTTGCTATGCAATATGAAAATGAAAAGGAGGGGTTTACTTGGAACCAAAATGAAAGCCTATCTGACCTAATACAACCGGAAAGAATTGATATCATTAAAGAAGAGTATTTGAACAAACCCAAAACTAAAACTAAGTCTCCTTATTTGCTGGATATTCTGGATGATACAGAATCGGAAGGATGCGCAGCATGCTTTATTTAA
- a CDS encoding GIY-YIG nuclease family protein has translation MDSTAFSLGEQLDKQKVKYILHKSLWDKFDYPHLDLNFNNWTSIKYLNADATNFGNDIEVVPNNKGGLYLFYVKCDILSGISEFPFYIGRAQLTDNQNLRKRVKEYFQKYSNNDERPKIYRMIHYWGKELYLAFYPLDDNEEIKNIERDIINSLVLPMNDLIPDKVIKQAIKAFE, from the coding sequence ATGGATTCTACCGCCTTTTCTTTAGGGGAACAGTTAGATAAACAAAAGGTTAAGTACATTTTGCACAAAAGTTTATGGGATAAGTTTGATTATCCACACTTGGATTTAAATTTTAACAATTGGACTTCTATAAAGTATTTAAATGCTGATGCTACCAATTTTGGCAATGATATTGAGGTAGTGCCGAATAACAAGGGAGGTCTCTATTTGTTTTACGTGAAGTGTGATATATTAAGCGGCATTTCTGAGTTCCCGTTTTATATTGGGAGAGCCCAATTAACAGATAATCAAAACTTGCGGAAAAGAGTAAAAGAATATTTTCAGAAGTACTCCAATAATGATGAAAGGCCAAAAATCTATCGAATGATTCATTATTGGGGTAAAGAGTTATATTTAGCATTCTATCCACTTGATGATAATGAAGAAATAAAAAATATCGAAAGGGATATTATTAACTCATTAGTTTTACCGATGAATGATTTAATTCCTGATAAAGTAATTAAACAAGCAATTAAAGCATTTGAATGA
- a CDS encoding DNA sulfur modification protein DndB, which produces MMKIPALKAKIGSWDYYVTTLTFKQVNDYVSKIDDQLHKSETLRDLIQRSITGNYLSIKEYILKQGELFFNSLVLAVYDDYPNWREIEFKYDELETYKMGLLEFPGSHKIFPVDGQHRVEGIKAALLERPDLSNEQVGVIFIGHKNDEHGKKKTRRLFTTLNRYAKPVSDDDIIALDEDDSAAIVTRELLDEYDLFTGTRVVYAKQKAIPNNNKDAITSIITLYQANVEIFKNFMFIKSGTKITKERLAELLKFRPTDEVYNSFKNYCISYWDSFKTLTVIKEYLRKKKDFSDDFRNGETGGNLLFRPVGFLPFIKASLRINNQHNIGFKKIFERYNKFNFEIHNRPWVYVLWNPIEKKMVMNTSSLTELILLYQFDNDILTKKELTKLKEGYASSLAIDSPSKVRSILRLLK; this is translated from the coding sequence ATGATGAAAATACCTGCGCTTAAAGCAAAAATTGGTTCATGGGACTATTATGTGACAACACTGACATTTAAACAGGTGAATGACTATGTTTCAAAAATTGATGATCAACTTCATAAAAGTGAAACGTTGAGAGATTTGATTCAAAGAAGTATAACTGGCAATTATTTAAGTATAAAGGAGTATATCCTCAAGCAAGGGGAACTTTTTTTTAATTCATTAGTTCTTGCCGTTTATGATGATTATCCTAATTGGCGAGAAATTGAATTCAAGTATGATGAATTGGAGACTTATAAAATGGGCCTTCTGGAGTTCCCTGGTTCACATAAGATATTTCCGGTAGATGGACAACATCGAGTGGAAGGGATTAAGGCTGCCTTATTGGAGAGACCCGATTTGTCAAATGAGCAAGTTGGCGTTATTTTTATTGGGCACAAGAATGATGAGCATGGAAAGAAAAAGACTAGAAGGTTGTTTACTACTTTAAACAGGTATGCGAAACCTGTAAGTGATGATGACATTATCGCATTGGATGAAGATGATTCGGCAGCGATTGTAACCAGGGAGTTGCTAGATGAATATGATTTATTTACAGGAACCCGGGTTGTTTATGCAAAACAAAAAGCAATTCCAAATAATAATAAAGATGCTATAACATCAATTATAACGCTATACCAAGCAAATGTTGAAATTTTCAAAAACTTTATGTTTATTAAGAGTGGAACAAAAATCACAAAAGAGCGGTTAGCAGAACTTCTCAAATTTCGGCCTACGGATGAGGTTTATAACTCATTCAAGAATTATTGTATCAGTTATTGGGATTCTTTCAAAACTTTAACAGTAATAAAAGAATACTTAAGAAAGAAAAAAGACTTTTCCGATGATTTTAGAAACGGTGAAACCGGAGGTAATCTATTATTTAGGCCAGTAGGATTTCTTCCTTTCATCAAAGCCTCATTACGAATTAATAATCAGCATAACATTGGGTTTAAAAAAATATTTGAAAGATATAATAAATTCAATTTCGAAATTCATAATAGACCCTGGGTTTACGTATTATGGAATCCTATCGAAAAGAAAATGGTTATGAATACTTCTTCTTTAACAGAATTGATTTTATTGTATCAATTTGACAATGACATATTGACAAAAAAAGAATTAACAAAGTTAAAAGAAGGATATGCTTCAAGCTTAGCAATTGATTCTCCTTCTAAGGTTAGATCAATTTTACGATTACTTAAATAA